In one Bradyrhizobium cosmicum genomic region, the following are encoded:
- a CDS encoding tripartite tricarboxylate transporter substrate binding protein BugD encodes MKKAAWAALIGIVTFTGAVRADDYPSRPITIIVPFAAGGPSDAMARVLAERMRTSLGQPLVIENVTGAGGSIGVGRAVHSPPDGYTISFGHLGTHVANGAVYKLNYDLVADLEPVVLLPSNPMIVVSKNAVPATSLKELIEWLKSRPSSPTAGTAGAGSGSHIAGVYFESVSGVKLQYVPYRGTAPALNDLIAGQIDVIVDQTSNSINQVRAGTIRAYAITDDKRLASAPDIPTAEEAGLKGFNMTLWSGLWVPKGTPKEIVTRLNAAAVEALSDPAVKKQLESQGLEMTPQNQLTPEALGTRQKAEIAKWWPIIKAANIKVD; translated from the coding sequence ATGAAGAAGGCCGCCTGGGCTGCGCTGATCGGCATTGTCACGTTTACCGGCGCCGTGCGCGCCGACGACTATCCCTCACGTCCCATCACAATCATCGTGCCCTTCGCGGCCGGTGGCCCGTCCGATGCGATGGCGCGCGTGCTCGCCGAGCGGATGCGGACGTCGCTCGGTCAGCCGCTGGTGATCGAGAACGTCACCGGCGCGGGTGGCTCGATCGGCGTCGGCCGCGCGGTGCATTCGCCGCCTGACGGCTACACCATCTCGTTCGGCCATCTCGGCACCCATGTCGCCAACGGCGCCGTCTACAAGCTCAATTACGACCTCGTCGCCGATCTCGAACCGGTGGTGCTGCTGCCGAGCAACCCGATGATCGTCGTCAGCAAGAACGCGGTGCCTGCGACGTCGCTGAAAGAGCTGATCGAATGGCTGAAGTCGCGGCCGTCATCGCCGACCGCAGGCACTGCCGGTGCAGGCTCCGGCAGCCACATCGCCGGCGTCTATTTCGAGAGCGTCTCGGGCGTGAAGCTGCAATACGTGCCGTATCGCGGCACTGCGCCTGCGCTGAACGACCTCATCGCGGGACAGATCGACGTCATCGTCGACCAGACCTCCAACTCCATCAACCAGGTCCGCGCCGGCACCATCCGCGCCTACGCTATCACCGACGACAAGCGCCTGGCCTCGGCGCCCGACATTCCGACCGCGGAGGAAGCCGGGCTCAAGGGCTTCAACATGACGCTGTGGTCTGGCCTGTGGGTGCCCAAGGGCACGCCGAAGGAGATCGTCACCAGGCTCAATGCCGCAGCCGTGGAAGCGCTGAGCGATCCCGCCGTGAAGAAGCAGCTCGAAAGCCAGGGGCTGGAGATGACCCCGCAGAACCAGCTCACCCCCGAAGCGCTCGGCACGCGCCAGAAGGCCGAGATCGCCAAATGGTGGCCGATCATCAAAGCGGCGAACATCAAGGTGGATTGA
- a CDS encoding lytic transglycosylase domain-containing protein encodes MNQCLRSLACVVAVAAMALLPAELAAKSSHKSSASKKTHEAKAGKQRHAAAKSRHGRHAEAKRKSNKQDNEVSDKPMLPPLTGDLAALKDAIDLARKGKTDDASAARDRIADPAGAKLADWFILRHSESTANFKRYAAFLAANPDWPSSALLRRRAEARLWQEKSDAATVHKFTMDRPTSAKGKFALARVLLAEGDSDRAARLVREAWRTDELSERSEEDSYEAFRDLLTADDHRARMDKRLGAKDYAGARRAAKRLGEDALAIVKACAAVSGKASKAKDYLEDVSTEARRDLGYVLCRAQWHLQNDRIDDAAEVILAAAPDTMAAQDTDAWWRERRLLARKLLDQGKSRTAYDVVRTAAIPAMEVYRVDHHFMCGWIALRYLDDPRTAMMHFAAIDEGSANPLALSRAHYWRGRAAEAMNAMADARLSYQAAARYPTAYYGQLARAKLGLDRIELRPPSPVLAAADTPPSDERVRAAEMLYGIGERDMVFYYAEDFAKESTDVAALEALGELASRRNDARVMLEVGKSALARGLALDHYAFPTIGIPEHKQVAPAIETSVIYSVARTESSFDQRDKSPANAVGLMQVTPEAGRDTAKRFGLTYDWDKMVSDPVYNTQMGAAELSALLSEYRGNQIMTFAGYNAGRGRVREWVQARGDPRDPKVDPVDWVERIPLSETRNYVQRVIENVLVYRARFEGSGVVAGKSDQRVVAKDAAAVATPVGFMGSE; translated from the coding sequence ATGAACCAGTGCCTACGCTCGCTCGCGTGTGTCGTTGCTGTGGCCGCGATGGCCCTCCTCCCCGCCGAGCTGGCGGCGAAGAGCAGTCACAAATCGTCCGCGTCGAAGAAGACACATGAGGCGAAAGCCGGCAAGCAGCGTCACGCTGCGGCGAAGTCGCGCCATGGCAGGCATGCCGAGGCCAAGCGCAAGTCGAACAAGCAGGACAACGAGGTCTCGGACAAGCCGATGCTGCCGCCGCTGACCGGCGATCTCGCCGCGCTGAAGGACGCCATCGATCTCGCGCGCAAGGGCAAGACCGACGACGCGAGCGCGGCGCGCGACCGCATTGCCGATCCCGCCGGGGCGAAGCTCGCCGACTGGTTCATCCTGCGCCATTCCGAGAGCACCGCGAATTTCAAGCGCTACGCGGCCTTTCTCGCCGCCAATCCGGACTGGCCGAGCAGTGCCCTGCTCCGCCGCCGCGCCGAGGCGCGGCTGTGGCAGGAGAAGAGCGATGCGGCCACCGTGCACAAATTCACCATGGACCGGCCGACCAGCGCCAAGGGCAAGTTCGCGCTCGCCCGCGTACTGCTCGCTGAAGGTGACAGCGACAGAGCCGCGCGTCTCGTTCGCGAGGCCTGGCGCACCGACGAGTTGTCGGAGCGCAGCGAGGAGGATTCTTACGAAGCGTTCCGCGATCTGCTGACTGCAGACGACCATCGCGCCCGCATGGACAAGCGCCTCGGCGCCAAGGACTATGCCGGTGCACGGCGCGCCGCAAAACGGCTCGGCGAGGATGCGCTCGCGATCGTGAAGGCCTGCGCCGCGGTCAGCGGCAAGGCCAGCAAGGCCAAGGACTATCTCGAGGACGTCTCGACCGAAGCGCGCCGCGATCTCGGCTACGTGCTGTGCCGCGCGCAATGGCACCTCCAGAACGACCGCATCGACGACGCCGCCGAGGTGATACTGGCCGCCGCGCCCGACACGATGGCGGCGCAGGACACCGACGCCTGGTGGCGCGAGCGCCGCCTGCTCGCGCGCAAACTGCTCGACCAGGGCAAGTCCAGGACGGCTTACGACGTGGTGCGCACGGCGGCCATCCCGGCGATGGAGGTCTACCGGGTAGACCATCACTTCATGTGCGGCTGGATCGCGCTGCGCTATCTCGACGATCCCAGGACGGCGATGATGCACTTTGCCGCGATCGACGAAGGCTCCGCCAATCCGCTCGCGCTGTCGCGCGCGCATTATTGGCGCGGCCGCGCGGCCGAGGCGATGAATGCAATGGCGGACGCGCGCCTGAGCTATCAGGCCGCGGCGCGCTATCCGACCGCCTATTACGGCCAGCTGGCCCGCGCGAAGCTTGGCCTTGACCGCATCGAGCTGCGTCCGCCCTCGCCCGTGCTGGCCGCGGCCGACACCCCGCCCTCGGACGAGCGCGTGCGCGCCGCCGAGATGCTCTACGGCATCGGCGAACGCGACATGGTGTTCTATTACGCCGAGGATTTCGCCAAGGAGAGTACCGACGTCGCGGCGCTCGAAGCGCTCGGCGAACTGGCCAGCCGGCGCAACGATGCGCGCGTGATGCTAGAGGTCGGCAAGTCGGCGCTGGCGCGCGGGCTGGCGCTCGACCATTACGCCTTCCCGACCATCGGCATCCCCGAGCACAAGCAGGTCGCGCCCGCGATCGAGACCAGCGTGATCTATTCGGTGGCGCGCACCGAAAGCTCGTTCGACCAGCGCGACAAGTCGCCCGCCAACGCCGTCGGCCTGATGCAGGTAACGCCGGAAGCGGGCCGCGATACCGCAAAGCGCTTCGGCCTGACCTATGACTGGGACAAGATGGTTTCCGATCCCGTCTACAACACCCAGATGGGCGCGGCCGAGCTGAGCGCACTCCTGTCGGAATATCGCGGCAACCAGATCATGACCTTCGCCGGCTACAATGCCGGCCGCGGCCGCGTGCGCGAATGGGTGCAGGCGCGCGGCGACCCCAGGGATCCCAAGGTCGATCCGGTCGACTGGGTCGAGCGCATCCCACTCTCGGAGACCCGCAACTACGTCCAGCGCGTGATCGAGAACGTGCTGGTCTACCGGGCGCGGTTCGAGGGCAGCGGCGTGGTCGCCGGCAAGAGCGACCAGCGCGTGGTGGCGAAGGATGCCGCTGCGGTGGCGACGCCGGTGGGGTTTATGGGATCGGAGTAG
- a CDS encoding adenylate/guanylate cyclase domain-containing protein: MPLFNQSIRRKIVGIALGLIVLMLVTSILSMVMSSQVGVLLGELSNRYIPAYSHLARANIRSLERALALRRMVMTRMGSPSDEEAYAARLRDFEGLDRKFEEEAETARKLINAIIDDPSTYSDNAALARLDVRIEGAVTELRRNLDDGNAKLLKQIEAKDMAEARGTLEQLDALRDAFNQRIDAIRADMLTQVFFSTSQVISRQRQAIIISGIVTVLAAVVGFAFALLVSSGITRPVRLLLAGTREVEAGRFDKTITVSTTDEIGELAAAFNRMIEQLRQNERIRETFGRYIDPKVVQGLIDRPEVAIDGQRRVMTIMFSDMSGFTSMSEGMTPRGLVKVMNHYFTVMSAPIRTHRGVIDKYIGDAIMAYWGPPFIEEDEPALLACFAAIDMADQVPALQKQLPDLLGIRAMPAPCDLRIGIATGEVLTGSIGSELMMSFTVMGDAVNLASRLEAVNKTYGTRILISQATAEAIGTACELREIDRLTVAGQSVPQAIFEVMSKAHGLSVPQETLRARYAEGLAAYRARRFDEARAAFNAALEAVPGDGPSRTLLARIAQFEASPPDEGWDGAWRLEQK, translated from the coding sequence ATGCCGCTTTTCAACCAGTCGATCCGGCGCAAGATCGTCGGCATCGCCCTCGGATTGATCGTCCTGATGCTCGTCACCTCGATCCTGTCGATGGTGATGTCGAGCCAGGTCGGTGTCCTCCTGGGCGAGCTGAGCAACCGATACATCCCAGCCTATAGTCATCTGGCCCGTGCCAATATCCGCTCGCTGGAGCGGGCGCTGGCGCTGCGGCGAATGGTCATGACCAGGATGGGGTCGCCGTCGGACGAGGAGGCCTATGCCGCGCGGCTTCGCGACTTCGAGGGATTGGATCGCAAGTTCGAGGAAGAGGCCGAGACCGCGCGCAAGCTCATCAACGCCATCATCGACGACCCCAGCACTTATTCCGACAATGCCGCGCTGGCAAGGCTCGACGTCCGCATCGAAGGCGCTGTCACCGAGCTGCGGCGCAATCTTGACGACGGCAATGCCAAGCTGCTCAAGCAGATCGAGGCCAAGGACATGGCCGAGGCCCGCGGCACGCTGGAACAGCTCGACGCGCTGCGCGATGCGTTCAACCAGAGGATCGATGCTATCCGCGCCGACATGCTGACGCAGGTCTTCTTCTCGACCTCGCAGGTGATCAGCCGCCAGAGGCAGGCGATCATCATCTCCGGCATCGTGACCGTGCTTGCGGCGGTGGTCGGATTTGCGTTTGCGCTGCTCGTCTCCAGCGGCATCACGCGGCCGGTGCGACTGCTGCTTGCCGGCACCCGCGAGGTCGAGGCGGGCCGCTTCGACAAGACCATCACGGTCTCGACCACGGACGAGATCGGCGAACTCGCCGCCGCCTTCAACCGCATGATCGAGCAGTTGCGTCAGAACGAGCGCATTCGCGAGACCTTTGGCCGCTACATCGATCCCAAGGTGGTGCAGGGCCTGATCGACCGGCCCGAGGTCGCCATCGACGGCCAGCGCCGGGTGATGACCATCATGTTCTCCGACATGAGCGGCTTCACCTCGATGAGCGAGGGCATGACCCCGCGCGGCCTCGTCAAGGTGATGAACCACTACTTCACGGTGATGTCCGCTCCGATCAGGACGCACCGCGGCGTGATCGACAAATATATCGGCGACGCCATCATGGCCTATTGGGGCCCGCCCTTCATCGAGGAGGACGAGCCGGCGCTGCTCGCCTGCTTCGCCGCCATCGACATGGCCGACCAGGTGCCCGCGCTGCAGAAGCAATTGCCCGACCTGCTCGGCATCCGCGCCATGCCGGCGCCGTGCGATCTGCGGATCGGCATTGCCACCGGCGAGGTCCTGACCGGCAGCATCGGCTCCGAGCTGATGATGAGCTTTACGGTGATGGGCGACGCCGTGAACCTCGCCTCGCGCCTGGAAGCCGTCAACAAGACCTACGGCACCCGTATCCTGATCTCGCAGGCGACGGCGGAGGCGATCGGCACGGCCTGCGAGCTGCGTGAGATCGATCGCCTGACGGTCGCCGGCCAGAGCGTGCCGCAAGCCATTTTCGAAGTGATGAGCAAGGCGCACGGGCTCAGCGTGCCGCAGGAGACCCTGCGCGCGCGCTATGCGGAAGGCCTCGCCGCCTATCGCGCCCGCCGCTTCGACGAGGCTCGCGCCGCGTTCAACGCGGCGCTGGAAGCCGTCCCCGGCGACGGCCCGTCGCGCACGCTGCTCGCCCGCATCGCGCAATTCGAAGCCAGCCCGCCGGACGAGGGGTGGGACGGTGCTTGGCGGCTGGAGCAGAAGTAA
- a CDS encoding TonB-dependent receptor: protein MSRIVSAARRLSAGLFATTSLCSLDPSLARAQQAVAEQLPPIEVTRPDDPNRTRARATGDGDTTSRRAPPKVARSGAPAAGSSGAASEAVAGTGGIVGAATTVITAADIAHAPSQTLAEIIAAQVPGAQITTLYGGPVTAKTGVDLRGFGAFATANTLVLVNGRRLNDIDMAQVDLSTIPLNSIERVEITRGNSGAVLYGDNAVGGVINIVTRNGVGGPPVAARIEAGFGSFNTRLGNFSTSLNSGPWSTSFYGNAVSTDGYRDNNRYVQKNGVGNLNYTTSGLTAFLTVTGDDQELRLPGGRTVDPSIGLDELASNRRGTSTPFNYANQQGFSATAGFTKTLVNGVDLIVDGGVRDKKQQSAFFASPAPVPAFFTSTYVDADLTTWSITPRLSVKSLLLGLPSQLLTGIDYYDASFQQNRGAGQGLAPWHNYDLRQQTVAGYFQHTLGVAPTTELSYGARVQTISLSARDKFDSSAPFNADIGALPLSSNETQYALHLGAEHRLNETVSLFGRAARAFRTPDVDERVSSGPSFDPFTFAAIPQTFQLKTQTSQDVEGGLRIKAGGLQMQSSLYLMDLSNEIHFNPILFYNTNLDPTRRYGSETSLSYRVNDALLLRSAMAVTRAVFREGVWAGNDVPLVSRYTASAGVTWNIWQNYVVLDATARFWSERRMDNDQAGTQKPIPANGTIDLKLSGQFERYFWSLSVNNVLNALYYDYAIASTFTDGRFSAYPLPGRTYLLKAGATF, encoded by the coding sequence GTGTCCCGTATTGTCTCTGCCGCCAGGCGCCTCAGCGCCGGCCTGTTCGCGACCACTTCTCTTTGCTCGCTCGATCCATCGCTCGCCCGCGCGCAGCAAGCCGTCGCCGAGCAACTGCCGCCGATCGAAGTGACGAGGCCCGACGACCCGAACCGCACGCGCGCCCGGGCGACCGGCGACGGCGACACGACGAGCCGGCGTGCGCCCCCGAAGGTCGCCCGGAGCGGAGCGCCGGCAGCCGGTTCCTCCGGCGCCGCCAGTGAGGCCGTCGCCGGCACCGGCGGCATTGTCGGGGCCGCCACGACCGTGATCACGGCCGCGGACATCGCACATGCGCCGTCGCAGACGCTCGCCGAGATCATCGCGGCGCAAGTCCCGGGCGCCCAGATCACGACGCTTTATGGCGGCCCGGTTACCGCGAAGACCGGCGTCGATTTGCGCGGCTTCGGCGCGTTTGCCACCGCCAACACGCTGGTGCTGGTCAACGGCCGGCGGCTGAACGACATCGACATGGCGCAGGTGGACCTCTCCACCATCCCGCTCAATTCAATCGAGCGCGTCGAGATCACGCGCGGCAATTCCGGCGCTGTGCTCTACGGCGACAATGCGGTCGGCGGCGTGATCAACATCGTCACCAGGAACGGCGTCGGCGGACCGCCGGTGGCCGCGCGCATCGAGGCCGGCTTCGGCTCGTTCAACACCAGGCTTGGCAATTTCTCGACGTCGCTCAATTCCGGGCCGTGGTCGACCTCGTTCTACGGCAACGCCGTCAGCACCGACGGCTACCGCGACAACAATCGCTATGTCCAGAAGAACGGCGTCGGCAATCTCAACTACACGACATCGGGCCTGACCGCTTTCCTGACCGTAACAGGCGACGATCAGGAACTGCGGTTGCCGGGCGGCCGCACCGTCGATCCCTCCATCGGCCTCGACGAACTCGCCAGCAACCGAAGGGGGACCAGCACGCCCTTCAACTATGCCAACCAGCAGGGCTTCAGCGCCACCGCGGGCTTCACCAAGACCCTGGTCAACGGCGTCGATCTCATCGTCGACGGCGGCGTGCGCGACAAGAAGCAGCAGAGCGCGTTCTTTGCGAGCCCAGCGCCGGTGCCCGCGTTCTTCACGTCGACCTATGTCGACGCGGATCTGACGACCTGGTCGATCACGCCGCGGCTCAGCGTGAAGAGCCTGCTGCTGGGACTGCCGTCGCAGCTGTTGACCGGCATCGACTATTACGATGCGAGCTTTCAGCAGAACCGCGGTGCCGGGCAGGGGCTCGCGCCCTGGCACAATTACGACCTCAGGCAGCAGACGGTTGCGGGCTATTTCCAGCACACACTGGGCGTGGCGCCGACTACCGAATTGTCCTATGGCGCGCGGGTGCAGACCATCAGCCTGTCGGCCCGCGACAAGTTCGATTCCTCAGCTCCGTTCAACGCCGACATCGGCGCGCTCCCGCTCAGCAGCAATGAGACCCAATACGCGCTGCATCTCGGTGCCGAGCATCGCCTCAACGAGACGGTTTCGTTGTTCGGCCGTGCCGCGCGCGCGTTCCGCACGCCCGACGTCGACGAGCGCGTGTCGTCAGGTCCGTCGTTCGACCCCTTCACCTTTGCTGCGATCCCGCAGACGTTCCAGCTCAAGACCCAGACCTCGCAGGATGTCGAGGGCGGGCTGCGCATCAAGGCAGGCGGGCTGCAGATGCAGAGCAGTCTCTACCTGATGGACCTCAGCAACGAGATCCATTTCAACCCCATCCTGTTCTACAACACCAATCTCGATCCGACCCGCCGCTATGGCTCGGAGACAAGTCTGTCATATCGCGTCAACGATGCCCTGCTGCTGCGTTCCGCCATGGCGGTCACGCGGGCCGTCTTCCGCGAAGGCGTCTGGGCCGGCAACGACGTGCCGCTGGTGTCGCGCTACACCGCCAGTGCGGGCGTCACCTGGAACATCTGGCAGAACTATGTGGTGCTCGATGCCACCGCGCGGTTCTGGAGCGAGCGGCGCATGGACAACGACCAGGCAGGAACGCAGAAGCCGATTCCTGCCAACGGCACCATCGACCTCAAGCTCAGCGGACAGTTCGAACGCTATTTCTGGTCGCTGAGCGTCAACAATGTGCTGAACGCGCTCTACTACGACTATGCGATCGCGAGCACCTTCACCGATGGCCGCTTCAGCGCCTATCCGCTGCCCGGCCGCACTTACCTGCTCAAGGCCGGCGCCACGTTCTGA
- the ilvD gene encoding dihydroxy-acid dehydratase, which yields MDAKTNIKQRLPSRHVTEGPTRAPHRSYFYAMGLTTEQIHQPFVGVASCWNEAAPCNISLMRQAQAVKKGVASAGGTPREFCTITVTDGIAMGHDGMRSSLPSRECIADSVELTVRGHAYDALVGLAGCDKSLPGMMMAMVRLNVPSIFIYGGSILPGNFRGQQVTVQDMFEAVGKHSVGAMSDEDLDEIERVACPSAGACGAQFTANTMATVSEAIGLALPYSAGAPAPYEIRDAFCMTAGEKVMDLIAQNIRPRDIVTLKALENAAAVVAASGGSTNAALHLPAIAHECGIKFDLFDVAEIFKKTPYVADLKPGGRYVAKDMFEVGGIPLLMKTLLDNGFLHGDCITVTGRTIAENLKSVKWNPHQDVVHPADKPITVTGGVVGLKGNLAPEGAIVKVAGMSNLKFTGPARCFDREEDAFEAVQQRTYREGEVIVIRYEGPKGGPGMREMLQTTAALTGQGMGGKIALITDGRFSGATRGFCIGHVGPEAAIGGPIGLLQDGDIIEIDAVAGTLNVKLSDQELAQRKTKWSARATNHTTGALWKYAQQVGPAVGGAVTHPGGAHEKQCYADI from the coding sequence ATGGATGCGAAGACCAACATCAAGCAGAGGCTGCCGAGCCGTCACGTGACGGAAGGCCCTACGCGCGCGCCCCATCGGTCCTACTTCTACGCCATGGGCCTGACCACCGAGCAGATCCACCAGCCCTTCGTCGGTGTCGCTTCGTGCTGGAACGAGGCCGCTCCATGCAATATCTCCCTGATGCGCCAGGCGCAGGCGGTGAAGAAGGGCGTGGCATCGGCCGGCGGCACGCCACGTGAATTCTGCACCATCACCGTCACCGACGGTATCGCCATGGGCCATGACGGCATGCGCTCCTCGCTGCCGTCGCGCGAGTGCATCGCCGATTCCGTCGAGCTGACCGTCCGCGGTCATGCCTATGACGCGCTGGTGGGCCTTGCCGGCTGCGACAAGTCGCTTCCGGGCATGATGATGGCCATGGTCCGCCTCAACGTGCCTTCGATCTTCATCTACGGCGGCTCGATCCTGCCCGGCAATTTCCGCGGGCAGCAGGTCACCGTGCAGGATATGTTCGAAGCGGTCGGCAAGCACTCGGTCGGCGCGATGTCGGACGAGGATCTCGACGAGATCGAGCGCGTGGCCTGCCCCTCGGCGGGCGCCTGCGGCGCGCAGTTCACCGCCAACACCATGGCGACCGTCTCGGAAGCCATCGGCTTGGCGCTGCCATACTCGGCCGGCGCTCCAGCCCCTTATGAAATTCGCGACGCCTTCTGCATGACCGCGGGCGAGAAGGTGATGGACCTGATCGCCCAGAACATCCGGCCGCGCGACATCGTGACCCTCAAGGCGCTGGAGAATGCGGCCGCCGTTGTCGCCGCCTCTGGTGGCTCGACCAATGCTGCACTGCACCTGCCGGCGATCGCGCATGAGTGCGGCATCAAGTTCGACCTGTTCGACGTCGCCGAAATCTTCAAAAAGACACCTTATGTCGCGGATTTGAAGCCGGGTGGCCGTTATGTCGCCAAAGACATGTTTGAAGTAGGTGGCATACCGCTTCTGATGAAGACGCTGCTCGACAACGGATTTCTCCACGGTGACTGCATTACGGTCACCGGTCGAACGATCGCCGAAAACCTCAAAAGCGTGAAATGGAATCCGCACCAGGACGTGGTGCACCCGGCGGACAAACCCATTACCGTTACTGGCGGTGTGGTCGGTCTGAAGGGCAATTTGGCGCCAGAAGGTGCGATCGTGAAAGTCGCGGGAATGTCCAACCTCAAGTTTACCGGTCCGGCCAGGTGCTTCGACCGTGAGGAGGATGCTTTCGAGGCGGTCCAGCAGCGCACCTATCGGGAAGGCGAAGTCATCGTGATCCGCTACGAGGGGCCCAAGGGCGGTCCCGGCATGCGGGAAATGCTCCAGACCACCGCGGCGCTGACCGGCCAGGGCATGGGCGGCAAGATCGCGCTCATTACCGACGGCAGGTTCTCCGGCGCCACCCGCGGCTTCTGCATCGGCCATGTCGGGCCGGAAGCGGCCATCGGTGGCCCGATCGGGCTGCTCCAGGACGGCGACATCATCGAGATCGACGCCGTCGCCGGTACCCTTAACGTAAAATTGAGCGACCAGGAGCTTGCCCAGCGCAAGACCAAATGGAGCGCTCGCGCGACTAACCATACGACGGGCGCGCTCTGGAAATATGCTCAGCAGGTTGGACCAGCGGTCGGTGGGGCAGTGACCCATCCGGGCGGCGCGCACGAGAAACAGTGTTATGCGGACATCTAG
- a CDS encoding tetratricopeptide repeat protein, protein MRTSRRAIVAFVLGASALAAPAFAFDGSPANNKDATIPVVTTLPGTAGTVRSKVPAPTQETSLSALQYAAEGGHPIAQWKLGRMYANGDGVVQDDVRAFEYFSRIANAHAEDSPSAPQAQIVANAFVALGRYYLSGIPNSKIKPDQDRAREMFSYAASYFGNADAQYDLARLYLKTPDASREDFRYGARWLGLAAQKGQHEAQALLGQMLFNGDRLPRQAARGLMWLTLARDSAGAEETWIKENYNRAFAKASDDDRAMCLQMLEQWVQGRRD, encoded by the coding sequence ATGCGGACATCTAGGCGTGCCATTGTTGCGTTTGTGTTGGGGGCCAGTGCGCTGGCCGCGCCGGCGTTTGCCTTCGACGGCTCGCCGGCCAACAACAAGGACGCCACCATCCCGGTCGTGACCACCTTGCCGGGCACGGCGGGAACCGTCCGCAGCAAGGTTCCGGCACCGACCCAGGAAACCTCGCTCAGCGCGCTGCAATATGCCGCCGAGGGCGGGCATCCGATCGCGCAGTGGAAGCTCGGCCGCATGTACGCCAATGGCGACGGCGTGGTTCAGGACGACGTGCGCGCCTTCGAATATTTCAGCCGGATCGCCAATGCGCATGCCGAGGACAGCCCGTCGGCGCCGCAGGCGCAGATCGTGGCTAACGCCTTCGTCGCGCTCGGCCGCTACTATCTCAGCGGCATCCCGAACTCGAAGATCAAGCCGGACCAGGACCGGGCTAGGGAGATGTTCTCCTACGCGGCCTCCTATTTCGGCAACGCGGACGCCCAGTACGATCTCGCCCGGCTGTACCTGAAGACGCCGGATGCCTCCCGCGAGGATTTCCGCTATGGCGCGCGCTGGCTTGGCCTCGCCGCCCAGAAGGGCCAGCACGAGGCCCAGGCGCTGCTCGGCCAGATGCTGTTCAACGGCGACCGCCTGCCGCGGCAGGCCGCGCGCGGCCTGATGTGGCTGACGCTGGCGCGCGACAGCGCCGGTGCCGAGGAGACCTGGATCAAGGAAAACTACAACCGAGCCTTCGCCAAGGCCTCCGACGACGACCGCGCCATGTGCCTGCAGATGCTGGAACAGTGGGTGCAGGGCCGCCGCGACTGA
- the xth gene encoding exodeoxyribonuclease III — protein MPIRVATWNVNSVRQRIDLLLTWLKECQPDIVCLQEIKCVDEAFPRLEIEALGYNVVTHGQKTFNGVALLSKLPFDETKSGLAGDDEDAHARFLEGVVTLKRGVLRIACLYLPNGNPVGTEKYPYKLKWMSRLLEYSKERLKTEEPLILAGDFNVIPHARDVHNPAAWTEDALFKPETRESFQSLLGLGLTDALRAVTDEPGLYTFWDYQAGAWQKNHGLRIDHLLLSPQASDKLANVGIDSYVRAWEKPSDHVPVWADLDLEAA, from the coding sequence ATGCCCATCAGAGTCGCCACCTGGAACGTGAATTCGGTCCGGCAGCGGATCGATCTCCTCCTGACCTGGCTGAAGGAATGCCAGCCGGACATCGTCTGCCTCCAGGAGATCAAATGCGTTGACGAGGCCTTCCCGCGGCTGGAGATCGAGGCGCTCGGCTACAACGTGGTCACGCACGGGCAGAAGACGTTCAACGGCGTCGCCCTGCTCTCCAAGCTCCCGTTCGACGAGACCAAGTCGGGGCTGGCCGGCGACGACGAGGATGCCCATGCCCGCTTCCTCGAAGGCGTGGTGACGCTGAAGCGCGGCGTGCTGCGCATCGCCTGCCTCTATCTGCCCAACGGCAACCCGGTCGGGACCGAGAAATATCCTTACAAGCTCAAATGGATGTCGCGGCTTCTTGAGTATTCGAAGGAGCGCCTCAAGACCGAGGAGCCGCTGATCCTCGCCGGCGACTTCAACGTCATCCCGCACGCCCGCGACGTCCACAACCCGGCAGCCTGGACCGAGGACGCCCTGTTCAAGCCGGAGACGCGGGAGAGTTTTCAGTCCCTGCTCGGTCTCGGCCTGACCGATGCCCTGCGGGCTGTCACCGACGAGCCCGGGCTCTACACCTTCTGGGATTACCAAGCCGGCGCCTGGCAGAAGAACCATGGCCTGCGCATCGACCATCTGCTGCTGTCGCCGCAGGCCAGCGACAAGCTCGCCAATGTCGGGATCGACAGCTATGTGCGGGCCTGGGAGAAGCCGTCGGACCACGTGCCAGTGTGGGCGGATCTGGATCTCGAGGCGGCGTAA